Proteins from a genomic interval of Ovis aries strain OAR_USU_Benz2616 breed Rambouillet chromosome 25, ARS-UI_Ramb_v3.0, whole genome shotgun sequence:
- the LOC101117215 gene encoding LOW QUALITY PROTEIN: ATM interactor-like (The sequence of the model RefSeq protein was modified relative to this genomic sequence to represent the inferred CDS: deleted 1 base in 1 codon; substituted 1 base at 1 genomic stop codon), with translation MAASEAAAAAGPAALASGAPGRPGGREGSRRRLGPWVPPGRLRGSRPRPPPARQQPAGSAPPARELIQPPVSELSRAVRTNILCTVRGCGKILPNSPALNIHLVKSHRLQDGRVNPTVRKDLKTVAKFYCCPIEGCPRGPDRPFSQFSLVKQHFMKVHAEKKHKCSKCSNSYGTEWDLKGHAGDCGKTFPCTCGCPXARRTALQSHVYRTGHEIPAEHRDPPSKKRKMESCLRSWKLSRKTVESLSKQPVPRPDAPELETSEIKLLASFEDSCSSNAKQQTLPAAPRYSQKLLLPKPKVALVKLSVMQFSPVPVFVPTADSSAQPVVLGVDHQGSALGAVHLLPLSIGTLILGLDSETCSLKESLPLSKVVNPVAVEPISTGIQVNLGTSPFSLLQELGNTCQKNSISSINVQTDLSCTTPQFMRSAQWASPDSSVSSCLQTDLTFGSQVSLPISVQTQTFLPSSKVTSSIAAQTDAFTDASFQPGGISRETQTSGMQSPADDRVQMDQAVMCGNIFESVHSSYGVSTDNIRSSSLVAETVTHDLLPQNHAKTLTQDIEKSTPIINFSAPNSMLSSQNTTDNQTQTMDLLSDLENILSSNLPGQTLDNRSLLSDTNAGPDTQLPSGPTQNPAIDFDIEEFFSASNIQTQTEESELSTMTTEPVLESLDIETQTDFFLADPSAQAYSCRGNSSFLGLEMFDTQTQTDLNFFLDSSPRLPLGSILKHSSFSMSTDSSDTETQTDGISTAKNLPALESKVQLNSAETQTMNSGFETLGSLFFTSNETQTAMADFLLADLAWNTMESQFSSVETQTCAELHPVSNF, from the exons ATGGCGGCTtctgaggcggcggcggcggcgggaccCGCGGCTCTCGCCTCGGGCGCCCCCGGCCGTCCCGGCGGCCGCGAGGGGAGCCGCCGCCGCCTCGGCCCGTGGGTGCCCCCCGGGCGGCTGAGAGGCAGCCGGCCGCGACCGCCGCCGGCGAGGCAGCAGCCCGCGGGTTCGGCGCCGCCGGCCCGGGAGCTCATCCAGCCGCCGGTGAGCGAGCTGTCCCGGGCCGTGCGGACCAACATCCTGTGCACCGTGCGCGGCTGCGGCAAGATCCTGCCCAACAGCCCCGCGCTCAACATACACCTGGTCAAGAGCCACCGCCTGCAGGATGGCAGAGTAAATCCAACAGTAAGAAAAGATTTGAAAACTGTAGCGAAATTCTACTGTTGTCCAATTGAAGGATGCCCTAGAGGCCCCGACAGACCATTTTCTCAATTTTCTCTCGTAAAACAGCACTTTATGAAAGTGCATGCTGAAAAGAAGCATAAATGTAGTAAGTGCAGCAATTCGTATGGCACCGAGTGGGACTTGAAAGGACACGCAGGGGATTGCGGCAAGACCTTCCCGTGCACGTGTGGCTGTCCCTAAGCCAGGCGGACCGCGTTGCAGTCCCACGTCTACCGAACTGGCCATGAGATCCCTGCAGAGCACAGGGACCCACCtagtaagaaaaggaaaatggaaagctGCCTGCGCAGCTGGAAGCTGTCCAGGAAGACCGTTGAATCACTGAGCAAGCAGCCAGTTCCCCGACCAGACGCTCCAGAGCTAGAGACTTCAGAAATAAAGCTGCTGGCTTCCTTTGAAGACTCTTGCAGCTCTAATGCCAAACAACAGACTCTTCCAGCAGCTCCAAGGTACTCTCAGAAGTTGCTTTTACCAAAGCCCAAAGTGGCTTTGGTTAAACTCTCTGTCATGCAGTTTTCTCCCGTGCCTGTCTTTGTGCCTACAGCCGACTCCTCGGCCCAGCCTGTGGTGTTGGGTGTGGACCATCAGGGCTCTGCC CTCGGTGCCGTGCACTTACTGCCCTTGTCCATTGGAACCCTGATCCTCGGCCTGGACTCGGAGACCTGCTCTCTCAAGGAGAGCCTCCCTCTTTCAAAAGTTGTAAATCCTGTTGCTGTTGAGCCGATTAGCACAGGTATTCAAGTGAACTTGGGTACAAGTCCATTTAGCCTGTTACAAGAACTGGGGAACACATGTCAGAAGAACAGCATTTCTTCCATCAATGTGCAGACAGACCTGTCCTGCACCACACCACAGTTCATGCGGTCTGCACAGTGGGCCAGCCCTGACTCCTCTGTGTCATCCTGTTTGCAAACTGATTTGACATTTGGTTCCCAGGTTTCCCTTCCCATTAGTGTTCAAACTCAGACTTTTTTGCCCAGTTCTAAGGTAACCTCATCCATCGCTGCTCAGACTGATGCATTTACAGATGCCAGTTTCCAGCCAGGTGGGATCTCCAGAGAAACTCAGACCAGCGGAATGCAAAGTCCAGCAGATGACCGGGTACAGATGGACCAAGCTGTAATGtgtggaaatatttttgaaagtgtcCATTCATCATATGGTGTGTCTACAGACAATATTAGAAGCAGCAGCTTAGTAGCAGAGACTGTAACTCATGACTTGTTACCTCAGAACCACGCTAAAACTTTAACTCAAGATATTGAGAAATCCACACCAATTATAAACTTCAGTGCACCAAACAGTATGCTTTCGTCACAGAACACAACGGATAATCAGACCCAAACCATGGATTTACTAAGTGATCTAGAAAACATCTTGTCAAGTAACCTACCTGGTCAGACGCTGGACAATCGTAGTCTTTTGTCTGACACAAATGCTGGACCTGACACCCAGCTCCCATCTGGCCCAACCCAGAATCCTGCAATTGATTTTGATATTGAAGAGTTCTTTTCAGCCTCAAATATACAGACACAAACCGAGGAGAGTGAGCTTAGCACCATGACCACTGAGCCAGTCTTGGAGTCGCTGGACATAGAAACCCAAACTGACTTCTTCCTTGCAGACCCTTCTGCCCAGGCCTACAGTTGTAGGGGAAATTCTAGCTTCTTAGGCCTTGAGATGTTTGACACGCAGACACAGACAGACCTGAACTTCTTTTTAGACAGTAGCCCTCGTCTGCCCCTGGGAAGTATCCTGAAACACTCCAGCTTTTCTATGAGTACTGATTCATCTGACACAGAGACCCAGACTGATGGAATCTCCACTGCTAAAAACCTGCCTGCCCTAGAAAGCAAAGTTCAGTTGAACAGTGCCGAAACACAGACCATGAACTCTGGCTTCGAAACTTTGGGGAGCTTATTCTTCACCAGCAATGAAACTCAGACAGCAATGGCTGACTTTCTTCTGGCCGATCTGGCCTGGAACACGATGGAGTCTCAGTTCAGCTCTGTTGAAACCCAAACGTGTGCAGAACTACACCCAGTCTCCAACTTCTGA